One segment of Arthrobacter sp. MMS18-M83 DNA contains the following:
- a CDS encoding ATP-binding protein: protein MQALSIEAKSAYDRTRFAWLAADTVLETTDTQALSRQARIAIARNAASTATARRGIAISGAAGMGKSTSALLLGKRHDRSERKRLGREDDRQFAPVVYTVVPPATTPKMLMQAFAQWLGLPVLQRATAPMLAEQVVAILRTLGTSLVIVDEVHNLKTNRQAGAEAASTLKQFADRLDATFLYAGIDLPTTDLFAGEMGRQIKARMILHEMTPYSIGTKASRESWADLVLGVENLLPLAAHIPESLVEESHYLWDRTGGSIGALRGLLSDAAIGAILDGTEKIDRHRLEATATDYAAQEHHRSHSKSGASKSKKHGLRMAQ from the coding sequence GTGCAGGCACTCTCCATTGAGGCGAAGTCTGCCTACGACCGCACCCGGTTCGCATGGCTCGCAGCAGACACTGTCCTGGAAACCACAGACACACAAGCACTCTCCCGGCAAGCCCGAATCGCCATAGCCCGCAACGCGGCCAGCACGGCGACCGCCAGGCGGGGCATCGCCATCTCAGGCGCTGCAGGAATGGGGAAATCGACGTCGGCTCTGCTTCTAGGCAAACGCCACGACAGATCAGAGCGCAAACGACTCGGACGCGAGGACGACCGACAGTTCGCGCCCGTGGTTTACACCGTTGTCCCGCCTGCCACGACGCCGAAAATGCTCATGCAGGCCTTCGCGCAGTGGCTCGGACTGCCCGTGCTCCAGAGGGCCACCGCACCGATGCTCGCCGAGCAGGTCGTAGCCATACTGCGCACTCTGGGCACGTCGTTGGTGATCGTCGATGAAGTGCACAACCTCAAGACGAACAGGCAGGCCGGGGCCGAAGCCGCAAGCACCCTTAAACAGTTCGCGGACCGACTGGACGCGACCTTCCTCTACGCCGGAATCGACCTTCCGACAACCGACCTCTTCGCTGGCGAAATGGGCCGACAGATCAAAGCCCGCATGATCCTCCACGAGATGACCCCATACTCCATCGGGACGAAAGCGAGCCGTGAATCGTGGGCCGACCTGGTGCTCGGAGTCGAAAACCTCCTACCGCTGGCCGCGCACATCCCAGAGTCCCTTGTCGAGGAGTCTCACTACCTCTGGGACCGGACCGGCGGGAGCATCGGCGCCCTTCGCGGCCTTCTCTCGGACGCAGCCATCGGGGCGATCCTCGACGGCACCGAAAAGATTGACCGGCACCGGCTCGAAGCAACAGCCACGGACTACGCAGCCCAGGAGCACCACCGATCACACAGCAAATCCGGCGCCTCAAAGTCCAAGAAACATGGACTCAGGATGGCCCAGTGA
- a CDS encoding Mu transposase C-terminal domain-containing protein, which produces MKSVRLFDFIQFDGGSWQVVAQDGPELALKNLATNRIRRVPVADLLIADSYLPDDPPSLPSLENAAALETLSPGAREGVLALHRHVHEVLHGIPPGSLPGTNPKPEYDLANPLQVRIEAKLTELAARGMVMTERTMFRHIAEYRAHGIGGLADGRATRQMSVAGRTDSRVLALVEAEVSGQKNASTGTRSRVIARVRAAAAKSDLAVPSDATLYRILKKIEGSRHPFGNATTRRTQGNRPDRPWGRQSPSRPGELVEIDSTPMDLMVVYPDGSSGRVDLTVALDIATRTPLAAILRPVATKAVDAAVLLARAMTPLPMQPGWDASLGYSRSVLPPGMLPRDEDMRSAIAAKPVIVPESITVDRGKVFVGSTFTAACERLQISITKAAPRTPTDKPHIERFFAGVNTGFTQYLAGYTGPNVVRRGKDPAAEARFTLAEVQNLLDWWLVAVWQNRPHEGLRHPAMPKKDLTPNEAFAALASVAPQIPVALTRDDYIALLPVEWRSIQAYGINLHGLHYDNPGFHPYRGVPSGLPSPASGRWEVRYDPYRLQSIYVRDHKKGQWIEAKWTLSTHLVGPFSRDVLAAAKKAIDRRGETVAGRDLLAEINRILTAPTGRAERQATQRTHTTPSAVPEPEAWPDPITEPAATPPAPAPDPVIVEFPRRRHGRRIDLLED; this is translated from the coding sequence GTGAAGTCCGTCCGCCTTTTCGATTTCATCCAGTTCGACGGAGGATCCTGGCAGGTTGTAGCCCAGGACGGGCCCGAGCTGGCCTTGAAGAATCTTGCTACCAATCGCATCCGACGAGTTCCGGTGGCCGATCTGTTGATCGCCGATTCGTACTTGCCGGATGATCCCCCGTCCCTCCCCTCGCTGGAGAATGCTGCTGCTCTGGAGACGCTCTCCCCCGGCGCCCGTGAGGGTGTCCTTGCCCTTCACCGGCACGTCCACGAAGTGCTCCACGGGATTCCGCCAGGTTCACTGCCCGGCACGAACCCGAAGCCCGAATACGATCTCGCCAACCCCTTGCAAGTACGGATCGAAGCCAAGCTGACGGAACTCGCTGCCCGTGGGATGGTCATGACTGAGCGGACAATGTTCCGCCATATCGCCGAATACCGAGCGCATGGCATTGGGGGCCTCGCGGACGGCAGAGCCACCCGCCAGATGAGCGTGGCCGGGCGAACCGACTCCCGAGTTCTTGCACTGGTCGAGGCTGAAGTGTCAGGGCAGAAGAATGCTTCCACGGGTACGCGATCCCGCGTCATTGCTCGGGTCCGGGCGGCCGCAGCCAAGTCGGATCTCGCCGTGCCATCCGATGCAACGCTCTACCGCATTCTGAAGAAAATCGAGGGTTCAAGGCACCCCTTCGGAAACGCGACCACGCGCCGGACCCAAGGAAACCGACCGGACAGGCCCTGGGGACGCCAAAGCCCATCCCGCCCCGGAGAGCTCGTGGAGATCGACTCGACGCCGATGGACCTCATGGTCGTTTATCCGGACGGCAGCAGCGGACGCGTGGACCTGACCGTCGCACTGGACATCGCCACGCGCACCCCGTTGGCGGCCATCCTTCGGCCGGTGGCTACGAAAGCCGTGGACGCGGCTGTGCTGCTTGCCCGTGCCATGACTCCCCTGCCGATGCAGCCCGGATGGGATGCATCGTTAGGCTATTCACGATCCGTTCTCCCGCCCGGGATGCTTCCGCGCGACGAGGATATGCGCTCGGCTATCGCCGCCAAGCCGGTCATTGTGCCCGAATCCATCACGGTCGACCGCGGCAAGGTCTTTGTCGGCTCGACCTTCACGGCAGCTTGCGAGCGACTGCAGATCAGCATCACCAAAGCGGCCCCTCGGACGCCCACGGACAAACCCCACATCGAGCGGTTCTTTGCCGGCGTCAACACAGGGTTCACCCAGTATCTGGCCGGCTACACCGGACCGAACGTGGTCCGGCGGGGCAAGGACCCCGCCGCCGAGGCGAGGTTCACCCTCGCCGAAGTGCAGAACCTGCTGGACTGGTGGCTCGTGGCCGTTTGGCAGAACCGTCCGCACGAGGGACTGCGGCACCCCGCCATGCCGAAGAAGGACCTCACTCCGAACGAGGCCTTTGCCGCCCTGGCCAGCGTCGCGCCACAGATCCCCGTCGCACTCACCCGGGACGACTACATCGCGCTCCTGCCTGTCGAATGGCGTTCGATCCAGGCCTACGGGATCAACCTCCACGGCCTCCACTACGACAATCCGGGCTTTCACCCGTACCGTGGTGTCCCTTCCGGGCTCCCTTCTCCGGCCAGCGGACGCTGGGAAGTTCGGTATGACCCTTACAGACTCCAGTCGATCTACGTCCGTGACCACAAGAAAGGTCAGTGGATCGAGGCGAAGTGGACCCTGTCCACGCACCTTGTCGGACCCTTTTCCCGCGATGTCCTTGCCGCCGCGAAGAAGGCCATCGACAGGCGAGGCGAGACGGTCGCCGGCAGGGATCTTCTTGCCGAGATCAACCGGATCCTGACCGCCCCCACGGGACGCGCCGAGCGCCAAGCCACACAACGCACTCACACAACACCGTCGGCCGTCCCGGAACCGGAGGCCTGGCCGGACCCGATCACCGAACCCGCCGCGACGCCACCGGCGCCGGCGCCGGACCCAGTCATCGTCGAATTTCCCCGGCGCCGCCACGGACGACGCATCGATCTTCTGGAGGACTGA